From a region of the Sesamum indicum cultivar Zhongzhi No. 13 linkage group LG3, S_indicum_v1.0, whole genome shotgun sequence genome:
- the LOC105158440 gene encoding ethylene receptor 2, producing the protein MLKALVSQLLILLFFLSISAADNGFPRCNCDEEGSWNIDTIMECQRVSDFLIAVAYFSIPVELLYFVSCSTIPFKWVLFQFISFIVLCGMTHLLNGWTYGPHPFQLMLALTIFKFLTALVSFATAITLITLIPLLLKVKVREFMLKKKTWDLDREVGLIKKQKEAGWHVRMLTQEIRKSLDRHTILYTTLVELSKTLNLQNCAVWMPNVGKTEMDLTHELKGRDFTAPIPTSDPDVRGIKGSGGVKILTPHSALAAASSGGMAEPGSVAAIRMPMLRVSNFKGGTPEMVQACYAILVLVLPGGQGRSWSHQELEIVEVVADQVAVALSHASVLEESQIMREKLEDQNRALQQAKQDALKASQARNAFQMVMSNGLRRPMHSVLGLLSVLQDENLKSEQRLLVDTMVKTSNVLSTLINDVMDISAKERRFPLEMRYFQLHSMIKEAACLSKCLCSYRGYNFEIDVKKSLPNHIVGDERRVFQVILHMVSNLLNGSKGGGSLMLRVYSASGTQGQNEQRRGHRISNSSDGYLHMRVEVGIRHTASQAKYILPEIPFGGYKYRDAVEEGLSFSACRKLVQLMQGDIWVISNPEGFDRSMALVLRFRVRSSILRGISEHGEASDHVHAYSLFSGLKVLLADPNDVNRAVTRKFLEKLGCIVSTVSSGYECLSALGPLSSCQIVLLDLHLPDVDGLDVAMRLRKFHSHSSPLIVALTANDDEDTRYRCLQTGMNGVIQKSGAFQEIADELKRILLRANKI; encoded by the exons ATGTTAAAGGCATTAGTATCACAGCTGTtgattttattgttctttCTTTCCATATCGGCTGCTGATAATGGGTTTCCTCGCTGTAATTGTGATGAAGAGGGATCTTGGAACATCGATACTATTATGGAATGCCAAAGAGTTAGTGATTTCTTGATTGCTGTGGCCTACTTCTCCATCCCTGTGGAGCTGCTTTACTTTGTTAGCTGTTCAACTATTCCATTCAAATGGGTGCTTTTTCAGTTCATTTCGTTCATCGTCCTCTGTGGAATGACTCATTTACTGAATGGCTGGACTTATGGACCTCACCCTTTTCAGCTAATGCTTGCTCTCACTATTTTCAAATTCCTCACTGCACTGGTTTCTTTTGCAACTGCTATAACACTTATTACCCTCATTCCGTTATTGCTGAAAGTCAAGGTCAGAGAGTTTATGCTGAAGAAGAAGACTTGGGATCTTGATCGGGAGGTTGGACTTATAAAGAAGCAGAAAGAAGCTGGCTGGCATGTTCGGATGCTAACCCAAGAGATCCGGAAGTCTCTTGATCGGCATACAATACTGTATACAACTTTGGTTGAGCTATCGAAGACCCTAAATTTGCAGAACTGTGCTGTATGGATGCCGAATGTGGGTAAAACAGAAATGGACCTAACTCATGAATTGAAGGGAAGAGACTTCACCGCACCTATTCCTACAAGTGACCCTGATGTGAGAGGGATTAAGGGAAGCGGTGGAGTGAAGATACTCACTCCTCATTCGGCCCTTGCTGCTGCAAGTAGTGGAGGAATGGCTGAACCAGGATCTGTAGCTGCAATTAGGATGCCAATGCTGAGAGTTTCTAATTTCAAAGGTGGGACGCCGGAGATGGTTCAGGCCTGTTATGCCATTCTAGTTTTGGTTCTTCCAGGGGGACAGGGTAGATCTTGGAGCCACCAGGAACTTGAAATAGTAGAGGTGGTTGCCGACCAAGTCGCTGTGGCCCTTTCGCATGCGTCAGTTCTTGAAGAGTCTCAAATTATGAGAGAGAAATTAGAGGATCAAAATCGAGCATTACAACAAGCAAAACAAGATGCATTAAAGGCAAGCCAAGCCCGGAATGCGTTCCAGATGGTAATGAGTAATGGCTTAAGAAGGCCTATGCACTCAGTCCTGGGCCTGCTGTCTGTGTTGCAGGacgaaaatttaaaaagcGAGCAGCGGCTTCTTGTCGATACCATGGTTAAGACTAGTAATGTCCTTTCGACCTTAATAAATGATGTAATGGATATTTCggcaaaagaaagaagatttCCTCTGGAGATGAGGTATTTTCAATTGCATTCTATGATAAAAGAAGCTGCTTGTCTCTCCAAGTGTCTTTGTTCTTATAGGGGTTACAATTTTGAGATTGATGTCAAGAAGTCCTTGCCAAATCATATCGTTGGTGATGAAAGAAGAGTATTTCAGGTTATTTTACATATGGTTAGCAATCTGCTGAATGGAAGCAAAGGAGGAGGGAGCCTTATGTTACGAGTGTATTCAGCCAGTGGAACTCAGGGACAAAACGAGCAAAGACGGGGCCACAGAATATCAAACTCATCTGATGGGTATCTTCATATGCGGGTTGAAGTTGGGATTCGCCATACTGCCTCTCAGGCAAAGTACATACTTCCTGAAATCCCTTTTGGTGGCTATAAATACCGTGATGCAGTTGAGGAAGGCTTGAGCTTTAGTGCATGCAGGAAACTAGTTCAG TTAATGCAAGGAGACATCTGGGTGATATCTAATCCAGAAGGTTTCGATCGAAGCATGGCTCTTGTTTTGCGGTTTCGAGTCCGGTCATCCATTTTAAGAGGCATTTCCGAACATGGTGAAGCTTCAGATCATGTGCATGCATACTCACTTTTCAGTGGCCTGAAAGTTCTTCTAGCTGACCCCAATGATGTAAATAGAGCTGTAACCCGGAAATTCCTTGAGAAGCTGGGATGTATCGTATCTACTGTCTCATCTGGATACGAATGCCTGAGTGCTCTTGGTCCCTTGTCATCGTGTCAAATCGTGCTTCTGGATCTTCATTTGCCGGACGTAGATGGCCTCGATGTTGCCATGAGACTTAGGAAGTTTCATAGCCACAGCTCACCATTGATAGTTGCCTTGACCGCAAATGACGACGAAGATACGAGGTATAGATGCCTGCAAACTGGAATGAATGGCGTTATACAGAAATCAGGTGCGTTTCAAGAGATTGCCGACGAGCTTAAGCGGATCTTGCTGCGTGCCAATAAAATTTAG